DNA sequence from the Candidatus Sulfuricurvum sp. RIFRC-1 genome:
TTTTGGCTCCACTTCCCGCTTCGGCTTCAGTGTCGTGATTACCCAGCATCAGGGCCGCTACAACACCGCCTATGATTAAAACCAATACCAATACAGCAATAATAATGATTAATAGAAGATTACTTTTTTTCTTTTCACCACCCTCGGGTGCTTGTTCTTCGTGTTCTTTCTCTTTATCGGCCATCCGTTGCTCCTTTGAAAATATTCATCGCTTATTGTAGCGAGAAACTTTTGAATTTTGGTTTGATTTAGCTAAACTTACTTCAAGAAAAGAAGGGAAACATTATGCTTGAGACGCTTTTAGGTTATATCGGTCGTCCATTTGTCCATTTTTATGAGACAATTGAGCGATTTGGCCTATTTATTTTATTCCAATTAAAACTTTTTAGACTTTATCCCCTCGCTTTTAAACGGTATAAAATTGTGTTGACACAGATCGACGTGATCGGACTGGGATGTATGGGGGTTGTTACCCTTACCGCACTCTTTACGGGAATGGTTTTGGCCATACAGCTTTACAACGGGTTTCATCAATTCGGTGCCGAAAACTTTATCGGTTATACGGTATTTTTCTCGATAAGTCGGGAACTCGGTCCTGTTTTTGCCTCTTTGATGCTTATCTCCCGCTCTATCAGTGCGATGGCGGCGGAACTGGGGACGATGAGAGTAAGCGAGCAGATTGATGCAATCGATATTCTGGGGGTTAATTCGAAAGAGTATTTAATCACTCCCCGTATCATCGCGACGGTTATTTCACTCCCTTTATTGGTCATTTGGTTTGACTTTATCGCTATCGGTTCAGGTTATATGATCTCGACCGGCGTTTTGGGGATCAATCCGATATCGTATCAAGAGACGCTAATGCGATTGGGTGAATTCGATGATATTATGACGGGTGTGGTTAAAGCGGCAGTTTTTGGATATATTGTCAGTTCAATCGGGAGTTATATCGGTTATCATACCAGCGGTGGAGCTCGGGGAGTAGGGCAATCGACGATTTATGCTGTTGTCTATTCGGCAGTGGCGATTTTTATCACCAACTATTTTCTCTCGGCGCTGTTTTTATATTTGGATATGTAATGCAAAAGGGGAAAATTAATCCCCTAATTCGCTGAG
Encoded proteins:
- a CDS encoding ABC transporter permease, with protein sequence MLETLLGYIGRPFVHFYETIERFGLFILFQLKLFRLYPLAFKRYKIVLTQIDVIGLGCMGVVTLTALFTGMVLAIQLYNGFHQFGAENFIGYTVFFSISRELGPVFASLMLISRSISAMAAELGTMRVSEQIDAIDILGVNSKEYLITPRIIATVISLPLLVIWFDFIAIGSGYMISTGVLGINPISYQETLMRLGEFDDIMTGVVKAAVFGYIVSSIGSYIGYHTSGGARGVGQSTIYAVVYSAVAIFITNYFLSALFLYLDM